The Corynebacterium vitaeruminis DSM 20294 genome window below encodes:
- the hemE gene encoding uroporphyrinogen decarboxylase: protein MTAKRRTLHNAPILDAALGRTPSRRPVWFMRQAGRSLPEYREVREGIGMLESCFMPELLAEITLQPVRRHDVDAAILFSDIVVPLKAAGVAVEIVPGRGPVMDKAIESRQDVDKLPMLEEDVPEVAAGIEIILGELSDSQTLIGFAGAPFTLASYLVEGGPSKNHEKTKAMMHAEPETWHALMRRLTPTIIAFLKAQIAAGIDAMQLFDSWAGFLTERDYRDHVLPYSTEILAALAEDGIPRIHFGVGTGELLGAMSEAGSEVMGVDWRVPLDRAAERIAAASGPRALQGNLDPAMLFAGEEVVAKEVARICAEADAAIAAGTATGHIFNLGHGVLPHTAPEAITRAVEIIHEH, encoded by the coding sequence ATGACTGCCAAGCGCCGAACTCTCCACAACGCCCCCATCCTCGACGCTGCGCTGGGGCGCACCCCCTCCCGCCGCCCCGTCTGGTTCATGCGCCAGGCGGGCCGCTCGCTGCCGGAGTACCGCGAGGTCCGCGAGGGGATCGGCATGCTGGAGTCCTGCTTCATGCCCGAGCTGCTCGCCGAGATCACGCTGCAGCCGGTGCGCCGCCACGACGTCGACGCGGCCATCCTGTTTTCCGACATCGTGGTCCCGCTCAAGGCCGCGGGCGTCGCAGTGGAGATCGTCCCGGGCCGAGGTCCGGTGATGGACAAGGCGATCGAAAGCCGTCAGGACGTCGACAAGCTGCCAATGCTCGAAGAAGACGTTCCGGAAGTGGCGGCGGGCATCGAAATCATCCTGGGCGAGCTGAGCGATTCGCAGACGCTCATCGGCTTCGCGGGCGCGCCGTTCACGCTGGCCTCCTACCTCGTCGAGGGCGGGCCGAGCAAGAACCACGAGAAGACCAAGGCCATGATGCACGCCGAGCCCGAGACGTGGCACGCGCTCATGCGCCGGCTCACGCCCACCATTATCGCCTTCCTCAAGGCGCAGATCGCCGCGGGCATCGACGCCATGCAGCTGTTCGACTCGTGGGCGGGCTTCCTCACCGAGCGCGACTACCGCGACCACGTCCTGCCGTACTCGACCGAGATCCTTGCCGCGCTGGCGGAGGACGGCATCCCGCGCATCCACTTCGGCGTGGGCACCGGCGAGCTGCTCGGCGCGATGAGCGAGGCGGGCAGCGAGGTCATGGGCGTGGACTGGCGCGTGCCGCTCGACCGCGCGGCCGAGCGCATCGCCGCGGCCTCGGGGCCGCGCGCGCTGCAGGGCAACCTCGACCCGGCGATGCTGTTCGCGGGCGAGGAGGTCGTGGCGAAGGAGGTCGCGCGCATCTGCGCCGAGGCGGACGCGGCGATCGCCGCGGGGACGGCCACCGGCCACATCTTCAACCTCGGCCACGGCGTCTTGCCGCACACCGCGCCGGAGGCGATCACCCGCGCCGTGGAAATCATCCACGAGCACTAG
- a CDS encoding protoporphyrinogen oxidase, which translates to MRIAIIGAGLAGLTAAYEIHKLNKDAEVEVFEAADRIGGKLYTVPFASGPTDMGAEAYLAFRQDATDFFTELGLGEHLNAPSGLPSLLYAGGALHPMPAGTAMGIPGSSEGLEGLISKETLARIDAEADAEPIEWGEGDVSLGGLVRERYGDDVVDRVVSALQGGVYSASSDDLGIRATLPELARTLDAMKAEGEKLTLSGAVRRILDQRAARNAARAEKVPGYKPQVFAAFTGGYAELYEALAEQSGAAIHIDAFISGVSRAKGGYQLKGADGVFDKVLFATPAPTTAMLLKDILPAAVAPLKTIKLASSVVVGMKFDSGEGLPNNSGILVAIDEPGVHAKAFTFSSKKWPHLGARGGALVRASFGRFGDDAITRADEDDLVDYALDDLQAITGFDGRAAGLSEIYVQRWFGGLPVYGPQHLAAVSEIRSLLSDAQSVDVAGAWVDGVGVPAIIADARKAAARL; encoded by the coding sequence GTGCGCATCGCAATCATCGGCGCCGGGCTGGCTGGCCTGACCGCCGCGTACGAGATTCACAAGCTCAACAAGGACGCCGAGGTCGAGGTCTTCGAGGCCGCCGACCGCATCGGCGGCAAGCTGTACACGGTGCCCTTCGCCTCCGGCCCCACCGACATGGGCGCCGAGGCCTACCTCGCCTTCCGCCAGGACGCGACCGACTTCTTCACCGAGCTGGGGCTCGGCGAGCACCTCAACGCGCCGAGCGGGCTGCCGTCGCTGCTCTACGCGGGCGGCGCGCTGCACCCGATGCCCGCCGGCACCGCCATGGGCATCCCCGGCTCGAGCGAGGGGCTCGAGGGGCTGATCAGTAAGGAGACGCTCGCGCGCATCGACGCGGAAGCAGATGCCGAACCCATCGAGTGGGGAGAGGGCGACGTCTCGCTCGGCGGGCTCGTGCGCGAGCGCTACGGCGACGACGTGGTCGATCGCGTGGTCTCCGCGCTGCAGGGCGGGGTCTACTCCGCCTCCTCCGACGACCTGGGCATCCGCGCCACGCTGCCGGAGCTCGCGCGCACCCTCGACGCGATGAAGGCGGAGGGGGAGAAGCTCACTTTGTCGGGCGCCGTGCGCCGCATCCTCGACCAGCGCGCCGCCCGCAACGCCGCGCGCGCGGAGAAGGTCCCCGGCTACAAGCCGCAGGTGTTCGCGGCGTTCACCGGCGGCTACGCGGAGCTGTACGAGGCGCTTGCCGAGCAGTCGGGCGCCGCCATCCACATCGACGCGTTCATCTCGGGCGTGAGCCGCGCCAAGGGCGGCTACCAGCTCAAGGGCGCCGACGGGGTGTTCGACAAGGTGCTGTTCGCCACCCCCGCGCCGACCACGGCGATGCTCCTCAAGGACATCCTGCCCGCGGCGGTCGCTCCGCTGAAGACCATCAAGCTGGCAAGCTCCGTGGTGGTGGGCATGAAGTTCGACTCGGGCGAGGGGCTGCCTAACAACTCGGGCATCCTGGTCGCGATCGACGAGCCCGGCGTCCACGCGAAGGCCTTCACGTTCAGCTCGAAGAAGTGGCCGCACCTGGGCGCCCGCGGCGGGGCCCTCGTGCGCGCGTCGTTCGGCCGCTTCGGCGACGACGCTATCACCCGCGCCGATGAGGACGATCTGGTCGACTACGCCCTCGACGACTTGCAGGCGATCACCGGCTTCGACGGCCGCGCCGCGGGCCTGTCCGAGATCTACGTGCAGCGCTGGTTCGGGGGGCTCCCGGTGTACGGCCCGCAGCACCTCGCGGCGGTCTCCGAGATCCGCTCGTTGCTTTCCGACGCGCAAAGCGTCGACGTCGCCGGTGCCTGGGTCGACGGGGTGGGCGTTCCCGCCATCATTGCCGACGCCCGAAAGGCGGCAGCGCGCCTGTAG
- a CDS encoding HNH endonuclease: MDPIDAFAAAFTYPVALLRAVTGASVASLTARGIPATYARELTDLAPIYTRGHLAAALEENGHGLATIQVIEKLARRLPTGARHTFRLTLARMVGDVDHIHAAGRALLPATPPPKTGARITRRKNQVWSVTFTGPAATIAQLYDPFKHTRDPATALRDTITRGGVSTVLRPIVVIPLDHTTKVLDGTKDETTFCCSDGVIRTSTQIANMELDETWGFALTHPVAGPVDLVRTQRFANTKQRILATVDNPTCAWDGCTTPADECQIHHLVAWHHGGHTTSSNLATCCNYHNGVNDDNPNAPPRYGHLTRQNGKVTRVYH; the protein is encoded by the coding sequence ATGGATCCGATCGACGCGTTCGCCGCCGCCTTCACCTACCCCGTCGCCCTCCTGCGCGCCGTGACCGGGGCCAGCGTCGCCAGCCTGACAGCCCGCGGAATACCAGCCACCTACGCCCGCGAACTCACAGACCTCGCCCCCATCTACACCCGCGGCCACCTCGCGGCCGCCCTCGAAGAAAACGGGCACGGCCTAGCCACCATCCAGGTCATCGAAAAACTCGCCCGCCGCCTCCCCACCGGCGCACGCCACACCTTTCGGCTCACCCTTGCCCGCATGGTAGGCGACGTCGACCACATTCACGCAGCAGGCCGCGCCCTACTACCAGCCACCCCACCACCGAAAACCGGGGCTAGAATCACCAGACGCAAAAACCAGGTCTGGTCCGTGACGTTCACCGGACCCGCAGCCACCATCGCGCAACTTTACGACCCGTTCAAACACACCCGCGACCCCGCAACCGCCCTCCGCGACACCATCACCCGTGGTGGGGTGAGCACCGTGCTGCGCCCCATCGTCGTCATCCCCCTAGACCACACCACGAAAGTGCTAGACGGCACCAAAGACGAAACCACCTTCTGCTGCAGCGACGGGGTCATCCGCACCAGCACCCAAATAGCCAACATGGAGTTGGACGAAACCTGGGGGTTTGCGCTCACCCACCCTGTAGCTGGCCCCGTCGACCTCGTACGCACCCAGCGGTTTGCCAACACCAAGCAGCGCATCCTCGCCACAGTGGACAACCCCACCTGCGCCTGGGACGGATGCACCACCCCCGCCGACGAATGCCAGATCCACCACCTGGTTGCCTGGCACCACGGCGGACACACCACAAGCAGCAACCTAGCCACCTGCTGCAACTACCACAACGGTGTCAACGACGATAACCCCAACGCCCCACCACGCTACGGGCACCTGACCAGACAAAACGGAAAAGTCACCCGCGTCTACCACTAA